The DNA window GGTCCTTTCGAAGACCACCAGCGGCTTGCGCGCAGCGGCGCGCAGGCGAGAGCCCGACCCCCGCAGGCCTTGCAGCTCGAGCCGTTCCCTGGTGAATCGCCTGCCGACCGCCGTCGACGCCGGGACAACACTCAGACGGCACCGGCCGGCGCACGGAAAGATCACCGTTTGCCGTACACTCACCACCCGGAGCGCGGAATGAAGATCGTTCGCATTAAGATCTGTGGCATCACCCGTGTCGAAGACGCCGAAGCGGCGGTGGATCTCGGCGCCGACTTCATCGGCCTCAACTTCTGGAGCAAGAGCCCGCGGCGACTCGAGGCTGTCCGCGGCCGCGAGATCGCCGAGGCGGTTCGCGGCAGGACTTCGCTCGTGGGCGTCTTCGT is part of the bacterium genome and encodes:
- a CDS encoding N-(5'-phosphoribosyl)anthranilate isomerase (catalyzes the formation of 1-(2-carboxyphenylamino)-1-deoxy-D-ribulose 5-phosphate from N-(5-phospho-beta-D-ribosyl)-anthranilate in tryptophan biosynthesis), with amino-acid sequence MKIVRIKICGITRVEDAEAAVDLGADFIGLNFWSKSPRRLEAVRGREIAEAVRGRTSLVGVFVNQAQPEVEKIATTVGFDLIQFHGDETPEDLVPWGERAMKAVRFSG